A genomic window from Flavobacterium sp. I3-2 includes:
- the bshC gene encoding bacillithiol biosynthesis cysteine-adding enzyme BshC — protein sequence MPSDCISYQDSGYFSKLMIDYLNEDKNVQSLYHRFPNLENFEAQILEKQADFTPNNRNILSQALANQYANFEISEATKVNIELLKNPNAFTITTGHQLNLFTGPLYFLYKIISVINLTKELKSKYPTFDFVPVYWMATEDHDFDEIHYFNYEDKKFQWHKEASGPVGRLDLEDLDKVFEAFSAHLGLGENAKQLKTWFEKAYLKHLNLADATRYLANEIFGSYGLVIVDGDDKNLKSLFTPYISKELIEQQSHNEVAKSYEILKDYLIQVNPREINLFYIENGLRERIVLENDVYKVNHTNISFSIEEILSLVETNPEKFSPNVILRPLYQEVILPNLCYIGGGGELAYWLELKEVFNYFKVPFPMILLRNSVLLACEKQANKADKLGLNWKDLFLKKDVLIHNKTVALSENHFDFEQQRNFLHKQFNDLKTLALKTDKSFENAVLAQEKKQLKGLDNLEKRLLKAERKLHEDALNRMVDLQLELFPKGSLQERNVNFAQFYKAYGNELIEKLFEELHPLNQEFTIVILQ from the coding sequence ATGCCATCAGATTGTATCAGCTATCAAGATTCTGGATATTTTTCTAAACTTATGATCGATTATTTAAACGAAGATAAAAACGTACAATCGTTATATCATCGTTTTCCGAATTTAGAAAATTTCGAAGCACAAATTCTTGAAAAACAAGCCGATTTCACTCCAAACAATCGCAACATACTTTCGCAAGCTTTGGCAAATCAATATGCTAATTTTGAAATTTCTGAAGCTACTAAAGTAAATATCGAATTACTTAAAAACCCAAATGCATTCACGATCACTACAGGTCACCAGTTAAATTTATTTACGGGGCCTTTGTATTTTTTATACAAAATCATTTCGGTAATTAATTTAACCAAAGAACTTAAATCAAAATATCCAACGTTTGATTTTGTACCGGTGTATTGGATGGCAACTGAAGACCACGATTTTGATGAGATTCATTATTTCAATTACGAAGACAAAAAATTCCAATGGCACAAAGAAGCTTCAGGTCCGGTTGGACGTTTAGATTTAGAAGATTTAGATAAGGTTTTCGAAGCTTTTTCTGCACATTTAGGTTTAGGCGAAAATGCCAAGCAATTGAAAACTTGGTTTGAAAAAGCGTATTTAAAACACCTAAATTTGGCTGATGCAACACGTTATTTAGCTAACGAAATTTTTGGTTCATACGGATTGGTAATTGTTGATGGCGATGATAAAAATCTTAAATCACTTTTTACCCCTTATATTTCTAAAGAATTAATTGAACAACAATCGCATAATGAAGTTGCAAAAAGCTACGAAATTCTAAAAGATTATTTGATTCAGGTAAATCCGCGTGAAATTAACTTATTTTATATCGAAAACGGTTTGCGCGAACGTATTGTTCTTGAAAACGATGTTTACAAAGTCAATCATACCAACATTAGTTTTTCAATAGAAGAAATTTTGAGTTTGGTTGAAACCAATCCCGAAAAATTTAGTCCGAATGTAATTTTACGTCCTTTATATCAAGAAGTTATTTTACCCAATTTATGCTACATTGGTGGCGGAGGTGAATTGGCTTATTGGTTAGAATTGAAAGAAGTTTTTAATTATTTCAAGGTTCCGTTCCCAATGATTTTACTTCGTAATTCGGTTTTATTAGCATGTGAAAAACAAGCGAATAAAGCAGATAAATTAGGATTAAATTGGAAAGATTTATTTTTAAAGAAAGATGTTTTAATTCACAACAAAACCGTTGCGTTATCTGAAAATCATTTCGACTTTGAACAACAACGTAATTTCTTACATAAACAATTTAACGATTTAAAAACGTTAGCATTAAAAACAGACAAATCGTTTGAAAATGCAGTTTTGGCTCAAGAAAAAAAGCAATTAAAAGGTTTAGATAATTTAGAAAAACGCTTATTAAAAGCGGAACGTAAATTACATGAAGATGCTTTAAATCGAATGGTTGATTTGCAATTAGAATTATTTCCGAAAGGAAGTTTACAAGAACGAAATGTAAACTTTGCTCAATTTTACAAAGCTTACGGAAATGAATTGATTGAAAAACTTTTTGAAGAATTACATCCTTTGAATCAAGAATTTACAATTGTGATTTTACAATAA
- a CDS encoding DUF4142 domain-containing protein, which produces MIKYNLKLIGGSVFLLASLFFVSCQKDNNSNQGKPVDQSKLSEAEKKNNEIIQNLLDNESFFTQATALGKERASKAELKDFSTNANDVHSKNLEKIKTICTEKGIQVPEKLSKDLNDKLYKLTVSNNADFDNYYYQSLSNDYKVKIDSFAKFINENTYQNAQDILIEVSSVYSKNLEQLEKAK; this is translated from the coding sequence ATGATTAAATATAATTTAAAATTGATAGGTGGTTCAGTATTTTTACTTGCATCATTATTTTTTGTTTCTTGTCAAAAAGACAATAATTCAAATCAAGGTAAACCTGTTGATCAAAGTAAACTTTCAGAAGCTGAAAAGAAAAACAATGAAATTATTCAAAATTTATTGGATAATGAATCATTCTTTACTCAGGCTACTGCTTTAGGAAAAGAGCGAGCTTCTAAAGCTGAATTGAAGGATTTTTCAACTAATGCGAATGATGTTCATTCGAAAAATTTAGAAAAAATAAAAACAATTTGTACTGAAAAAGGAATTCAGGTTCCAGAAAAACTTTCCAAAGACTTGAATGATAAACTTTACAAGTTAACAGTATCAAATAATGCAGATTTTGATAATTACTACTATCAAAGTTTGTCAAACGATTATAAAGTCAAGATTGATAGTTTTGCAAAATTCATAAACGAGAATACATATCAAAATGCTCAAGACATCTTAATTGAAGTTTCTTCGGTTTATAGTAAGAATTTAGAACAACTAGAAAAAGCTAAATAA
- the can gene encoding carbonate dehydratase, translated as MKTPFYQQLLVNNHQWVENQLKLDPDYFKHLSLKQTPPVLWIGCSDSRVPANEIIGAKPGDVFVHRNIANMVVHSDMNMLSVLDYAVNVLKIKHVIVCGHYGCGGVKAAMGNNSVGIIDNWIRHIKNVYRLHANELDEIQDENSRFNRFVELNVEEQVYDLAKTSIVQRAWESGQELSLHGWVYGLNSGYVTDLEVNITSNDELDDVYQLKFKK; from the coding sequence ATGAAAACACCGTTTTATCAACAATTATTGGTAAATAATCATCAATGGGTCGAAAATCAATTGAAATTAGATCCAGATTATTTCAAACATTTATCATTAAAACAAACACCACCTGTATTATGGATTGGTTGTTCAGATAGTCGTGTACCAGCAAACGAAATCATTGGTGCAAAACCTGGAGATGTTTTTGTGCACAGAAACATTGCTAACATGGTTGTTCATAGCGATATGAATATGCTTTCGGTTTTAGATTATGCTGTAAATGTTTTAAAAATTAAACACGTAATTGTTTGCGGACATTATGGTTGTGGAGGTGTAAAAGCTGCTATGGGAAATAATTCGGTTGGTATAATTGACAACTGGATTAGACATATTAAAAATGTTTATCGCTTACATGCTAACGAATTGGACGAAATTCAAGATGAAAATTCACGTTTTAATCGTTTTGTAGAATTGAATGTTGAAGAACAAGTTTATGATTTAGCAAAAACATCTATTGTTCAAAGAGCTTGGGAAAGCGGACAAGAGCTGAGTTTACACGGATGGGTTTACGGATTAAATTCCGGATATGTAACCGACTTAGAAGTAAACATCACTTCGAATGACGAATTAGATGATGTTTATCAATTAAAATTTAAAAAATAA
- a CDS encoding carbonic anhydrase family protein, with protein sequence MKFHTAEDQSTVTPKKALEFLKEGNQRFVENLKMNHDLLEQVNKSRESQFPFAIILSCIDSRTSAELIFDQGLGDIFSTRVAGNIINDDVIGSMEFACKMAGSKLIVVLGHSNCGAIKGACHDVKLGHLTSLLNKVQPSIREIKEQFPTLDIKSQEGIDKVAFNNVHIMKQEIMNRSVVLNEMLKNQEIGLVGAYYKVETGEVIFIDQEV encoded by the coding sequence ATGAAATTTCATACAGCAGAAGATCAATCTACCGTAACTCCTAAAAAAGCATTGGAGTTTTTAAAAGAAGGAAATCAACGATTTGTAGAAAATTTAAAAATGAATCACGATTTATTAGAACAAGTTAATAAATCTCGTGAAAGTCAATTTCCATTTGCTATTATTCTAAGCTGTATTGATAGTAGGACATCTGCAGAATTGATATTTGACCAAGGTTTAGGTGATATTTTTAGTACACGTGTTGCTGGAAATATTATTAACGATGATGTTATTGGTTCGATGGAATTTGCATGTAAAATGGCAGGGTCGAAGTTAATAGTAGTATTAGGACACTCAAATTGTGGTGCCATAAAAGGCGCTTGTCATGATGTAAAATTAGGACATCTAACTAGTTTATTAAATAAAGTTCAGCCTTCAATTCGCGAAATAAAAGAACAATTTCCAACTTTAGATATCAAATCACAAGAAGGAATTGATAAAGTAGCTTTTAACAATGTTCATATCATGAAACAAGAAATTATGAATAGAAGTGTTGTTTTAAACGAAATGTTGAAAAACCAAGAAATCGGTTTGGTTGGTGCGTATTATAAAGTTGAAACGGGCGAAGTAATTTTTATTGATCAAGAAGTTTAA
- the metK gene encoding methionine adenosyltransferase, with translation MAYFFTSESVSEGHPDKIADQISDALIDNFLAFDPESKVACETLVTTGQVILAGEVKSNTYLDVQKIARDTIKKIGYTKSEYMFDANSCGILSAIHEQSADINQGVDKSNKEEQGAGDQGIMFGYATNETEDFMPLALDLSHKLLQELAELRRENNEITYLRPDAKSQVTLEYGDDNKPKKVVTIVLSTQHDDFIKPENATLEAKVKAEKEMQDKIKSDIVSILIPRLLKKYPQYEAYFNNEITYHINPTGVFIIGGPHGDTGLTGRKIIVDTYGGKGAHGGGAFSGKDPSKVDRSAAYAARYIAKNLVAAGVADEILVQVSYAIGIAEPMGVFVNTYGTSKVAISDAEIAVKIQELFDLRPYFIEQSLKLRQPIYSETAAYGHMGRKNEIVSKTFTTPNGEEKVMEVELFTWEKLDKIQEIKSLFSL, from the coding sequence ATGGCTTATTTTTTTACCTCAGAATCTGTTAGTGAGGGACATCCAGACAAAATTGCGGATCAAATTTCAGACGCATTAATTGATAATTTTTTAGCCTTTGATCCTGAATCAAAAGTAGCTTGCGAAACCTTAGTTACTACAGGACAAGTTATCTTAGCCGGAGAAGTAAAATCAAACACGTATTTAGACGTTCAAAAAATTGCTCGTGATACGATTAAAAAAATCGGATATACAAAAAGCGAATATATGTTTGATGCAAATTCTTGTGGAATATTATCAGCTATTCATGAGCAATCTGCTGATATTAACCAAGGTGTAGATAAATCAAACAAAGAAGAACAAGGTGCTGGTGACCAAGGAATTATGTTTGGTTATGCAACTAATGAAACAGAGGATTTCATGCCTTTAGCGTTAGATTTATCTCATAAATTATTACAAGAATTAGCTGAGTTAAGAAGAGAAAACAACGAAATCACCTATTTAAGACCTGATGCAAAATCTCAGGTAACTTTAGAATATGGAGATGACAACAAACCTAAAAAGGTAGTTACCATTGTTTTATCAACGCAACATGACGATTTTATTAAACCTGAAAATGCAACTTTAGAAGCAAAAGTTAAAGCTGAAAAAGAAATGCAAGACAAAATAAAATCTGATATTGTTTCGATTTTAATTCCACGCTTATTAAAAAAATACCCACAGTACGAAGCGTATTTCAACAATGAAATTACTTACCATATAAACCCAACTGGTGTTTTTATTATTGGTGGACCACACGGTGACACTGGATTAACAGGACGTAAAATTATCGTTGATACTTACGGAGGAAAAGGTGCTCATGGTGGAGGTGCTTTTTCAGGAAAAGACCCAAGTAAAGTTGACCGTTCTGCAGCTTATGCTGCGCGTTACATTGCTAAAAACTTAGTTGCTGCTGGAGTTGCTGATGAAATTTTAGTACAAGTTTCTTACGCAATTGGAATTGCTGAACCGATGGGAGTTTTTGTAAATACATACGGAACTTCTAAAGTTGCTATTTCTGATGCAGAAATTGCAGTTAAAATTCAAGAATTATTTGATTTAAGACCTTATTTTATTGAGCAATCTTTAAAATTACGTCAACCTATTTATAGCGAAACTGCTGCTTACGGACACATGGGACGTAAAAACGAAATAGTTTCTAAAACATTCACAACTCCAAACGGAGAAGAAAAAGTAATGGAAGTAGAACTATTCACGTGGGAAAAATTAGATAAAATTCAAGAAATTAAATCTTTATTTTCATTATAA
- a CDS encoding 5'-methylthioadenosine/adenosylhomocysteine nucleosidase, producing MIGIIGAIPEEVNAIIAEMQISETRIIGDRKYYIGHLENVACVLVFSRIGKVAAAITTTTLIQEFKISKLIFTGVAGGIRKDIKVGDVVLATHLAQHDFDVFPLYPKNEIPLINKKYFTTDTELNQTATNEISSFLEAKNIHNYISENDLNEFKIQIPNLHQGLIVSGDQFIYQKEQVSKILNDFPETLCAEMEGAAVAQVCYEYQIPFTVIRTISDNANETATIDFKRFIEKISNTYGLWIIKHILKNIKTLPN from the coding sequence ATGATTGGAATTATTGGAGCTATTCCAGAAGAAGTAAATGCGATTATTGCAGAAATGCAAATTTCTGAAACACGAATAATCGGTGACAGAAAATATTATATTGGTCATCTAGAAAACGTAGCCTGTGTTCTTGTATTTTCAAGAATTGGAAAAGTTGCTGCCGCTATTACTACCACAACGTTAATTCAAGAATTTAAAATTTCTAAATTGATTTTTACTGGTGTTGCTGGCGGAATTCGTAAAGATATTAAAGTTGGCGATGTTGTTTTGGCTACGCATTTAGCACAACACGATTTTGATGTTTTTCCTTTGTATCCAAAAAATGAAATTCCATTAATAAACAAAAAGTATTTTACTACTGATACTGAATTAAATCAAACGGCTACCAATGAAATTTCTAGTTTTTTAGAAGCTAAAAATATTCATAATTATATTTCTGAAAACGATTTGAATGAGTTCAAAATCCAAATTCCAAATTTACATCAGGGTTTGATTGTTAGTGGTGACCAATTTATATATCAGAAAGAACAAGTTTCTAAAATCTTAAACGATTTTCCTGAAACTTTATGTGCCGAAATGGAAGGTGCAGCTGTAGCACAAGTTTGTTATGAATATCAAATTCCGTTTACAGTTATCCGAACCATTTCTGATAATGCGAACGAAACAGCAACTATTGATTTTAAAAGATTTATAGAAAAAATTTCTAATACATATGGCTTATGGATTATTAAACATATTTTAAAAAACATAAAAACGCTACCTAATTAG
- a CDS encoding DUF4349 domain-containing protein: MKRIVYVLSFAFVFISCKKSPSNEVDYATDKVVAEEEAMYSNDALQAPQAAPEAAPTESSNASTAIPIDQKIIKNGNLRFETADMNKTAAKIYAALKTVNGYVQLDSETKGYNEITRNIVIRVPNQNFEKLVNNVTQGISYFDEKQITSEDVTEQYIDLEARLKSKKELEARYIDLLRKASKVSDIIEIEQQINVIREEIESKQGQLNYMKSRVSMSTLNITFYKPTADSGITVSYGDKIVNALKGSVSWIPGFFIGLIYIWPLFLIVGLAWYFIRKKLNKSKK, translated from the coding sequence ATGAAACGAATTGTATATGTACTTAGTTTTGCTTTTGTTTTTATCTCTTGCAAAAAATCTCCATCAAACGAGGTAGATTACGCAACAGATAAAGTTGTTGCTGAAGAAGAAGCAATGTATTCAAACGATGCATTACAAGCACCACAAGCAGCTCCTGAGGCTGCGCCAACAGAATCATCAAATGCTTCAACGGCAATTCCAATTGACCAGAAAATAATTAAAAACGGAAATTTACGTTTTGAAACGGCGGACATGAACAAAACTGCAGCTAAAATTTATGCAGCTTTAAAAACAGTAAACGGTTATGTTCAGTTAGATAGCGAAACAAAAGGTTATAATGAAATTACAAGAAATATTGTAATCCGAGTTCCAAATCAAAACTTTGAAAAATTAGTTAACAATGTAACTCAAGGCATTTCTTATTTTGATGAAAAGCAAATTACCTCTGAAGATGTTACAGAACAATACATTGATTTAGAAGCCCGTTTAAAATCTAAAAAAGAATTAGAAGCTCGTTATATCGATTTATTAAGAAAAGCAAGTAAAGTTTCTGATATCATTGAAATAGAGCAACAAATTAATGTAATTCGAGAAGAAATTGAATCAAAACAAGGTCAGTTGAATTACATGAAAAGTCGTGTTTCGATGAGTACTTTAAATATCACTTTTTACAAACCAACAGCCGATTCAGGGATTACGGTTTCGTACGGAGATAAAATTGTAAATGCATTGAAAGGAAGTGTAAGTTGGATTCCTGGATTCTTCATTGGATTAATTTACATTTGGCCTTTATTTTTAATCGTAGGTTTGGCTTGGTATTTTATCCGTAAAAAATTAAATAAGTCTAAAAAATAA
- the recR gene encoding recombination mediator RecR gives MNFPSKLLENAVNEVSQLPGIGKRTALRLVLHLLRQPADQTAGLTTALLGLRNDIKYCKNCHTISDHDLCEICENPSRDGSIICVVEDIRDVMALENTQLFKGHYHVLGGKISPIDGVAPSQLNIVTLINKVKEGKVKEIIFALSSTMEGDTTNFYIYKQIKDFDVITSTIARGIAIGDELEYADEITLGRSLIHRVPFENSLKML, from the coding sequence ATGAATTTTCCATCAAAACTTTTAGAGAACGCGGTTAACGAAGTTTCGCAATTACCCGGAATTGGTAAACGCACGGCTTTGCGTTTGGTTTTACATTTATTGCGTCAACCTGCAGACCAAACAGCCGGGTTGACTACTGCACTTTTGGGTTTACGAAACGACATTAAATATTGTAAAAATTGCCACACCATTTCTGACCACGATTTATGTGAGATTTGCGAAAATCCGTCGCGTGATGGTTCGATAATTTGTGTGGTTGAAGATATAAGAGATGTAATGGCTTTAGAAAACACTCAACTTTTCAAAGGACATTATCATGTTTTGGGCGGAAAAATTTCTCCGATTGATGGAGTTGCACCAAGTCAACTTAATATTGTTACGTTGATTAATAAAGTTAAAGAAGGGAAAGTTAAAGAAATTATTTTTGCTTTAAGTTCCACCATGGAAGGTGATACCACCAATTTTTATATCTACAAACAAATTAAAGATTTTGATGTAATTACGTCAACTATTGCACGCGGAATTGCCATTGGCGATGAATTGGAATATGCAGATGAAATTACTTTAGGGCGTAGTTTAATTCATCGAGTTCCTTTCGAAAATAGTTTGAAAATGTTATAA
- a CDS encoding sodium:solute symporter produces the protein MTPTIILTIIVIYFGTLILISNVIGKKDSSNDAFFQANKNSKWYLVAFGMIGTALSGVTFISVPGEVGSPNGEQFKYFQFVLGNALGFIVTATVLLPLYYRLNLVSIYEYFEKRLGFYSYKSAASIFLISRTIGSAFRLYLVVIVFQYFVFDHYNIPFAATVLISLGLIFAYTYKSGLKTIIITDTLQTFFLISSVILTIIFICMAMDYSAIEAFETIKESNYSKIFFWDDFVTSKYHFVKQILGGMFVTIAMTGLDQDLMQKNLSCKNIKEAQKNMFTFTGIFVIINIFFLGVGALLYIYAESKGISVPVDAITGKPRTDLLFPEIAFNHLTVIPAIVFLLGLIAATFATTDSALTALTTSFCIDFLGMDKPENANKPNNVRNRKLIHLGFCFLMFVVIIIFNIINDSSVVSMIFKIASYTYGPLLGLFSFGMFMKSRKVHDKFVPLICIASPFITLFISLNSNLFFGNYVFDNELIIVNGLITFLLLFAISFKEKKQTSEI, from the coding sequence ATGACGCCAACTATAATTCTAACAATCATTGTTATTTACTTTGGAACATTGATTCTAATTTCAAATGTCATCGGGAAAAAAGACAGTAGTAACGATGCTTTTTTTCAAGCTAATAAAAATTCAAAATGGTATTTAGTAGCTTTCGGAATGATTGGAACGGCACTTTCTGGGGTTACTTTTATATCAGTTCCGGGCGAAGTTGGTTCACCAAACGGAGAGCAATTTAAATATTTTCAGTTTGTTCTCGGAAATGCTTTAGGTTTTATCGTAACCGCAACCGTGCTTTTGCCGTTATATTACCGATTAAATTTAGTTTCGATTTATGAATATTTCGAAAAACGTTTGGGATTTTATAGTTACAAATCGGCAGCATCCATTTTCTTAATTAGTCGAACTATTGGCTCTGCATTCAGATTGTATTTGGTAGTAATTGTATTTCAGTATTTTGTTTTTGACCATTACAACATTCCGTTTGCAGCAACTGTTTTAATTTCACTCGGATTAATCTTTGCTTACACCTACAAATCTGGTTTAAAAACCATTATCATAACCGATACATTACAAACTTTCTTTTTGATTTCATCGGTAATCTTAACCATTATTTTTATTTGTATGGCGATGGATTACTCAGCAATTGAAGCTTTTGAAACGATTAAAGAAAGTAACTATTCTAAAATTTTCTTTTGGGATGATTTTGTTACAAGCAAATATCATTTTGTGAAACAAATACTTGGTGGAATGTTTGTAACCATTGCCATGACAGGTTTAGACCAAGATTTAATGCAGAAAAATTTGAGTTGTAAAAACATCAAAGAAGCTCAAAAAAACATGTTTACGTTTACAGGAATTTTTGTAATCATAAATATTTTCTTCTTAGGCGTTGGAGCATTACTTTATATTTATGCCGAATCTAAAGGAATTTCGGTTCCGGTTGATGCAATAACCGGAAAACCACGAACCGATTTATTATTTCCAGAAATTGCATTTAATCATTTAACGGTGATTCCGGCAATCGTATTTTTGTTAGGTTTAATTGCAGCGACATTTGCCACAACCGATTCTGCTTTAACAGCTTTGACAACTTCGTTTTGTATTGATTTTTTAGGCATGGACAAACCCGAAAATGCGAACAAACCAAATAATGTGAGAAACCGAAAATTAATTCATTTAGGATTTTGCTTTTTGATGTTTGTAGTCATTATAATTTTCAACATCATCAACGATTCATCGGTTGTAAGTATGATTTTCAAAATTGCATCGTACACTTACGGACCTCTTTTAGGATTATTTTCTTTTGGTATGTTTATGAAATCGAGAAAAGTACATGATAAATTTGTTCCATTAATTTGTATTGCTTCGCCATTTATTACCTTATTTATCAGTCTGAATTCAAATCTATTTTTTGGGAATTACGTTTTCGATAACGAATTAATCATCGTCAACGGATTAATAACTTTCTTGCTTTTATTTGCAATAAGTTTTAAAGAAAAAAAACAAACGAGCGAGATTTAA
- a CDS encoding CoA-binding protein translates to MSKKTLVIGASENVQRYSNMAIRKLKQFEHEVKAFGLRKGEVDGVVIDTDLLSYENIDMVTLYLSPKNQEAYYDYILGLKPKRVIFNPGTENPEFYETLKNNGIDFEEACTLVLLNTKQY, encoded by the coding sequence ATGAGCAAAAAAACTTTAGTTATCGGGGCAAGCGAAAACGTGCAACGATATTCAAATATGGCCATTCGTAAATTAAAACAATTTGAACACGAAGTCAAAGCTTTTGGTTTGCGTAAAGGCGAAGTGGACGGGGTTGTTATTGATACCGATTTACTTTCGTACGAAAATATAGATATGGTAACTTTGTATCTGAGTCCGAAAAATCAAGAAGCGTATTACGATTATATTTTGGGTTTAAAACCCAAACGTGTGATTTTTAATCCAGGAACAGAAAATCCGGAATTTTATGAAACACTTAAAAATAATGGAATTGATTTTGAAGAAGCTTGTACTTTAGTTCTTCTAAATACGAAACAATATTAA
- a CDS encoding DUF1456 family protein, giving the protein MTNNDIFKKLRVALQLRDDQIVEILELVDFRISKGELGNIFRTEDHEKYMECGDQLLRNFLNGLVIHLRGTKENPKNPMDVIKSHKNTPEKKSESTEKKFSKPFKKDDKKPVSKSDKPFKKNFKKAEPKQNPVEFFKFNSGKGTKKNDN; this is encoded by the coding sequence ATGACAAATAACGATATATTTAAAAAATTACGAGTTGCTCTACAATTAAGAGACGACCAAATTGTTGAGATTTTAGAATTGGTTGATTTTAGAATTTCAAAAGGTGAATTAGGAAATATTTTCAGAACCGAAGATCACGAAAAATACATGGAATGTGGAGATCAGTTGTTAAGAAACTTCTTAAACGGATTGGTAATTCATTTAAGAGGAACAAAAGAAAATCCAAAGAATCCGATGGATGTAATCAAATCACACAAAAATACACCTGAAAAAAAATCAGAATCTACAGAAAAGAAATTTTCAAAACCTTTTAAAAAGGATGATAAAAAACCTGTAAGTAAGTCTGATAAACCTTTTAAAAAGAATTTCAAAAAAGCTGAACCAAAACAAAATCCGGTTGAGTTTTTTAAATTCAATTCTGGTAAGGGAACAAAGAAAAACGATAATTAA
- the sucC gene encoding ADP-forming succinate--CoA ligase subunit beta encodes MNLHEFQGKQILSSYGVRVQRGHVANTAEEAVEAAKKLTEETGTGWHVIKAQIHAGGRGKGGGVKLAKNLDQVKEIAGQIIGMDLITPQTPPQGKRVHKVLVAEDVYYPGESETSEFYMSVLLNRGKGRNMIMYSTEGGMDIEEVAEHTPHLIFTEEVDPAVGLQGFQARKIAFNLGLSGDAFKEMVKFVDCLYKAYVGSDASMFEINPVLKTSDNKIIAVDAKVDLDENSLFRHKDLAEMRDVSEENPIEVEAKAVGLNYVDLDGTVGCMVNGAGLAMATMDLIKYAGFEPANFLDVGGTADAKRVETAFRIILKDPNVKAILINIFGGIVRCDRVAQGVVDAYKNMGDDIKVPIILRLQGTNAELAKQIIDESGMPILSAVQFQEAADQVKAALS; translated from the coding sequence ATGAATTTACACGAATTTCAAGGTAAACAAATATTATCTAGCTACGGTGTACGTGTACAACGCGGTCACGTTGCAAATACAGCAGAAGAGGCTGTTGAAGCTGCTAAGAAATTAACAGAAGAAACAGGAACAGGATGGCACGTGATTAAAGCTCAAATCCATGCAGGAGGAAGAGGAAAAGGAGGAGGAGTTAAATTGGCTAAAAATTTAGATCAAGTTAAAGAAATTGCTGGTCAAATTATTGGTATGGATTTAATTACACCACAAACTCCACCACAAGGAAAAAGAGTACATAAAGTTTTAGTTGCTGAAGATGTTTACTATCCAGGTGAAAGTGAAACTTCAGAATTCTATATGTCAGTTTTATTAAATAGAGGTAAAGGTCGTAACATGATTATGTATTCTACAGAAGGTGGAATGGATATCGAAGAAGTTGCTGAACATACGCCACATTTAATTTTTACTGAAGAAGTTGATCCAGCTGTTGGATTACAAGGTTTTCAAGCGCGTAAAATTGCTTTTAACTTAGGATTATCTGGTGATGCATTCAAAGAAATGGTTAAGTTTGTTGACTGTTTATACAAAGCTTATGTAGGTTCAGACGCTTCGATGTTTGAAATTAACCCAGTTTTAAAAACTTCTGATAACAAAATTATCGCTGTAGATGCTAAAGTTGACTTAGATGAAAATTCATTATTCCGTCATAAAGATTTAGCTGAAATGCGTGATGTTTCTGAAGAAAATCCAATCGAAGTAGAAGCTAAAGCTGTAGGATTAAACTACGTAGATTTAGACGGAACTGTTGGTTGTATGGTTAACGGAGCTGGATTAGCAATGGCAACTATGGATTTAATTAAGTATGCAGGTTTTGAGCCAGCTAACTTCTTAGACGTAGGTGGAACGGCAGATGCTAAACGTGTAGAAACGGCTTTCCGTATTATCTTAAAAGATCCAAACGTAAAAGCAATCTTAATTAACATTTTTGGAGGAATCGTTCGTTGCGACCGTGTTGCTCAAGGTGTTGTAGATGCTTACAAAAACATGGGTGACGATATTAAAGTGCCAATTATTTTACGTTTACAAGGTACAAATGCTGAATTAGCAAAACAAATTATTGATGAGTCTGGTATGCCAATCTTATCAGCAGTTCAATTCCAAGAGGCTGCAGATCAAGTAAAAGCTGCTTTATCTTAA